In Desulfobacter hydrogenophilus, the genomic stretch CTCTTTGGCTTTTTTTATATCATCACCATAACCAATGCCGATGACAAGATCCACCCGGCGGGTGGGGTTGGCCGTAACATTTGTAATAACATTGGACGTAATGCCGGCATTGGGCACGATCACTTTTTGATTATCCGGGGTATTCAACTCCGTGGTGAACAAGGAGATGCTCACAACATTTCCGGCCACCCCGCCAATATCCACATAATCATTGACCTTGTAAGGTCTGAACATCACCAGCATCACGCCCGAAGCGAAATTGGACAAAGAATCCTTCAAGGCAAGACCAATGGCCAGACCGGCAGCACCCACAATCGTCAGAAAGGAGGTGGTATTGATACCCAGCTGGCCTGCGGCAGCAATGACAACCATCACCATAAAAGTATAGTAAACGATGCTGTCAAGGAACCGCACAAGTGTGATATCCACCTTGTTTTTTTCCATCAATTTCATGATCAGATTAGTAATTCTTCTAGCCAACCATTTCCCTATCACCAAAATCAGCAACGCCGCAATGATCTTTACAGAGTAAGTGGTCACCCAGTAGGTCACCATCTCTATATATTTTTCAACGTTGATTTGTTTCAACCACTCCATGTTGTCTCCTTCTCAATTTTTCTATAGTTGTGGAAAATCGTCTCCCGGCCCAGCTTTTTTACCGGTAATATTACTTACTACCTATACACAAGTAAAAACGTTGTCAAACTAAACAGCAGAGTATAATCAATTTTCCACCCCCGTCATCAAGTTGAATAGCATTTTGTAATCCGGCGCAAAATCAGATATAGTTATGTGTTAAGTATGCAATGAGCGCTTCACTGAAGCCCTGTAAGATACGGAGACAACGGATACTTATGTTTAATTTTTTTTGCAGACTCAGACGCATTTTTTTATTTATAGGCATTATTTTTTTCTTCGCGCCACCCTGTGCCGGAAGTGCACCGGTGCTCAGGCTCGCCACAGATCCCTGGCCCCCCTATTCTTTAGGACAGAAAGGGGGGGCGTTAGAAAGTGGGTATACGTTTGATATCGGCACCGAGGTGAGTAAACGCCTCCATTGCACATTAAAGGCGGATCTTCTGCCATGGAGGCGGGTGCTGGCCTGCATGAAAAATGGCACCTACGATATTACCTTCCCCATTCAAAGCAAGCTGGAACGAAAGGCTTTCATGGTTTTCACCAATGTAATTCTTGAGGACCGAGTTTTTCTATGGCACCGGAAAGACCGTAAGGACGGCCTGTCCGAATGGCAAACCATTGATGATCTCAAACCTTACACCATCGGCATTGTTGCAGGATATACCTACCGGGACAAGATGGACCAGGCCATAGAAAACGGCATTATAAAAACAGAGAAAATCAACTCGCCTGAATGCAACTTTAAAAAACTTTTAGGAAAACGGTTTGATGCATTTCTGGAAAGCGAATCCGTTGTGATGAGCTTTTTTCAAAAGTATCCGGAATACAGAAACCAGATCACTTATGCACCCCAAATTGTATCCAAGGATGTCTTCAGAATCGGAATCTCAAAAAAATCACCGTTTGCACAGATGGTACCGGAGATCAACAGGATAATTCACGAGATGAAAGAGGATGGAACCATTGACCGAATTATGACACTTATAAAATAAGAATCTCAGATGAAATAAAAGACGCAAACAGATTCAATCAAAATTCAGCCTGAATTTGACGCAGTTTCTGCACCTGTCTTCTTGCCGCGTAAAGACTGAGATCCGCATTAAAAGAACAAACAAATGCCAATCATATGTGCCCCATGACAATAGGCGGCCCGACCAGTTTAAAATGTTTAGGTGAATCCCATGACAGATAGTATCAGACAAAATGTACTTAAAGAGCTTTTGGGGCTACTCAGCCTGGAAAAAATTGAAGCGGACATATTTCGGGGCCAGAGCCAGGATCTGGGCTACGGCGCCGTATTCGGTGGCCAGGTCTTAGGTCAGGCATTGTCTGCAGCATCCCGCACAGTGCCGGACCCTCTTTGTGCCCACAGCCTGCACGGATATTTCCTACGGGCCGGAGATGCCACCTGCCCCATTGTCTATATGGTGGAGCGCACCCGGGACGGCCGCTCGTTTACCACCCGGCGGGTCAAGGCCGTACAAAAGGGCCGGACCATCTTTTCCATGTCAGCCTCATTTCACAAATTTGAAGAAGGATTTGATCACCAGGATCCCATGCCTGATGTTAAAGGCCCTGACGGCGTGGAAAGTGATTACAACATGATGGTCCGCTATGCTAAGGATATTCCTGAAAATATTGTAAAAAAACTATTGTATCCCAATCCCATTGAACTGCGGGTCGTCAACCCGGTAAATCCCTTTCATCCCGTCCCCATGCCGCCGGACAAATTCGTATGGTTCAGGGCCACCGGTCCCTTGCCTGACGATGCCGCAACCCACAGGTACATGCTGGCCTATGCATCGGATTTTCACCTGGTCCCCACAGCGCTTTATCCCCATGGCAAAACCTTCTGGTCCCGGGACATGCAGGTGGCAAGCCTGGATCATGCCATCTGGTTCCACAGGGATTTCCGGATGGACGACTGGCTGCTCTACGTGATCCACAGTCCCAGTGCCGCCATGGGCCGGGGACTTAACCGCGGCGCCATCTACACCCGGGACGGTAAACTTGTGGCCAGCGTGGCCCAGGAAGGACTGATCAGAAGAGTGGACAAAAACAAAGTATCAGATTAGATCAACGTTAACCCGCGTCACTGCTTTTCTGCGATCAAACCTGCTCTAATCGTACGTATCAGATTTGCAAGCATCAGTAAAATCAGTGTCCAGAACACCACCCAGGCAGCCGTATCAAATTGTGGCCCGCCTGCCAGGACCGCATACACATAGGGAAACAGGGTATTAACCAGCACGAGTATCCCCCAGAAAAGGACCTTGGGCCATGCCATGACCCGGCCACTCAGGGAATTGACCAGCCGGGCACACCCCACAATAAATCCGGGCACGGTGATCATGTCAAGAAACAAAAATACCAGGGGATCAATCCCCCGGTTTTCCAGAAGGCCTTTGAATACCACATACTTTATAATATCGTAGCACCACAGAAAGCACATGCCCCAAAATTCATGGCACCTTCTAATTTTCATGCTCAATTAAATATTTTCCTTGACCACATGAAAGGAAATTTTAGATGCAGTAACAGTACTTCGGCCCGAATGAAGAAAGGAGACAATCCAGACGCCCTGGAAAAACAGAATCATGCCTGGATGCCACAGGGCTTTAAATCCTTTATTCAAAGAAACGACCACCTCGGGATCAGGAAAAAAGGCCAGCAGCACGATGGTGTAAGCAATGGCTGCCAGTGCCATGATCTGATACATGGAAAATTTGCGTTGGCCCCTGAAATCCGCCCTGAAGAATTCAGACACAACTCGCCAGATCTGGGTCACCATCAGGGTTTCCACAAGTGCGGTGCCGGCAAACCCCTGGAGAAACAGCAAGGTGCCGACAAGACCGGATATCGCATAAATCACGGCGGTGATGATCTGGATGGGAATCAACTCTTCACCGGCCAGCTCCGACGCATAAGCCACTTTTTTGGTATCCCCTGTAAAGACCACATTAAAATGTTTAAATACTTTTCGGGTGTGGCCGGTACACTGGCTCAACGGCTTGCCATAGCAGCAGCCAAAACTCAGGCAGGCAAGACGCCCCAAAGATTCTCCAAAGGTATACCCAATGCTCAAACAAGCCATCATCACAGCAACAGGCACATGAAAGTTAAAGGCCGTACCCAAGGTAACATTCACCAGCATGATGATCCAGGGTGCGGTCACCACACCGGCAAACACGGCCCCGCCAATGGTCAGGGTGGCTTTTTTCTTCTCAACAATCCGGGCAATAATTTTAGAAGCCGGAATGGTCACGGCCAGCAGCAGAACAGTCAGCAACACCAAGACAGCAATGGGTATCCCGGCGGATGCGGCCAGAACAACGACCATGATCACGCCAAAGGTGTAAGCATTGGCAGACAAAAGCCCGTACCAGGTCAGATTCATCCCCCGCCACTGGCCCTGTTCCAGCTTTTCCAAGGGGAAGGCCGCTACCATCTGCCACTTTTCTTTAGGCAACGTTTTAAATCCCCATATCAATACAAGACCAATCAGCAAACCCAGCCCAACAACAAAAAAAATGGTCCCCATTACAAATCTCCCAAAGTTGCAGTTTCACCAAAAGCGCATGCGTGGCCGATACTTGAACGCACGGTCACTTCGGTTTCCACAAGGGGTCTGCCAAACCCTTCACTGAAACGACTGCTCACGTCGGTGCGAACCTGATTTTCCAGTAAGTCTTTGGAAAAACAGATACGCTGCTTTTGAAATATAACAATGGTTGTGGAGGACCCCGGACGGTACAGGCTTTTGGGGCACCCCTTTTCCATGAAAAGTCCGGGCACCACAGCCTGGGAATTTTCATAGCCTTTTTTACTGTAGCACTGGACAATTTTTCCGATCATCATGGCCACCACTTCCACCATGCACACAAGCCCGCATCCGGTGCCCCCGGGTACATCCGTATCAATGATGGTGACCACCCGCCTATTTTTAGAGTAAGGCGTGACCTCCCGGACCACAGCCCCGGGGTTACAGGAATGAAAATATCCGTCTATCTCATAAATATCCAATACCGTTCCGGCCACGGGCGTATGGTTATAGTGATATTTATCCGGGGTAAGCCGGGTTACGGCAAAACTGCCAGCTTCAAAGGCCCCAAGCCACTGGGGTTTATCCCGGCCGATAAGCTCATAAAAATCAAAAAACTTGCCCTTAATAAACAGGGTTGAGTTTTTTGAAAAGGCCCCCACCAGAAGACGGGAATCTGCCGGAGAGACCACAGCAGAAACGTCTTCCGGCATGGGGCGAAGCTGTTCATACCGAATCTTGCGCTCAAAAACTTTTCGAAGGGTATCCAGTTTTGCAGGGTCTCCTGCCACCTCACTTAAATCAATACCGTGGGCAGCCAGAAAGGTTCTCGCATCAGTCGGGAGAGTGAAAAAAGGCAGATCATAGGAAACAGCCCCGATCACACTGGACATTCGGGCCGAAGTCATCAGACGAAACAAAAAGAAAGAATTTTCACGAATTGACGAATAAATGGTGCTGATAACGGAATCTGCCTTAAGGATTTCTGTTCTCACCTGCCTGGTTTTACGTTCTATATATTGATGTTTCATAATACCAACATTATGCCCGCACTTTGTTTTAACCGTGTTAATCTACGACTAAAAAAATATGTGTGAAGAATGAGGAGATCTTAAGTATTATGCCAGGCTTTCATCTCCCGGCTGACCACAAGAACCATCAGAAAAATAAACGTCTTAAGGGTTTCAGGCGCACAGGTATCATCCATGAAATCCTGACGCATGGATTTTAAAAATTTAAGTATATCCCGTCTGCCCAAAATCTGACCCAGGGCCTGCCCATACGAAGTATCCCGGTATCTTGCCCACAGGTCTATTTGCTCAAAGGCCTTGCCGAGCAGGTCAAACCCCTGGCTGACATGGGCCTTTCTCAGGGTCTGGCCGTAATAGCGTTCTGCTTTTGCATTAAACTGCCTGCTCTGTATGGACATAGGTTTATGCTTTCTGGAACCTTCAAGAATACCCTGGGTGATCCGGCCCCATGCGGCATGGGTCTGGGGCATATTGACCCGGTTGTCAAGGTCATCAAGAATGGGAGCGCCGTTTAAGGCCGATACAAGGTCAGGCGCATCTGTTTGAATCAGGGAAATCAGGGCCCGCTGGTATTCCCGGACCAGCACCCGGGTGTAACCGGAATACCTGTGGCTGTGTCTGGTTTTGGCTGTATTTTTCAAAATTTTAGCCAAAAACTGATTCCGGGTCCGGGTTTTAACAAAAAATGTTGGTACACCAATGGCCGTACAAAAAAATATCTGGCGGCGCTCGCTTTCAACAGCAGGGGAATCCGGTATCATGGCATGGTCCACCTGACGGGAATAGATATACTTCTGGGTTAGGGCCGTGATCAATACCTGCAGATCAGCAGCCTTTCCCATATCCCTGACAACATCTTCAAATACACTGAAGTAACGGTGTTCAAACCCGGAATACCCCATCTGATGGTATTTTCTCAAACGGACCAGCTGATACAGGGCCATGCGCCCGTCAAACACGCCCATGTCGGTCAGGTCTTTTTTAAGATTGGCTTCGCTTTCTAAACTGCCGTTCAAGGCTGGGCTCTGGAAGGTACTCATGACCGAAGTAAAATAGTCAATGAGTCGGCCATCCGGCACAAAATCTCCTTTTAGCCTGAATATATTTGCAATCAAGCGGTCCAGCCACACCGGGCCAAAGGGAGTCAGGGATCTGCCCATGACTTTAAGATGGGCCTTTTTCTTCCACCGCCGCCAGATCATGCGCAGATGGGTATGGGTCAGTTCGTGGGGCATAAAACCTAAAACCCGTTCCGGGTGAAACTCCTGAAAATCAATCCTGTGGGGGGCAGCCGAATAGGTGGTGGCAAACAGGGGCAAAAAATGCTCCCAGATTTTGATGGACAGATCGCCCGTATATTTTTCATCCAGGGCCGTAACCCCAGACCCCGAATCTGCCATGCACCGGGACAGTTTAACGCTGCCAAGACTGATATGGGTGCCGTTATTGGCCAGGCTGATATTAGAGGTGTTGGGCAGCACCACAAGGTTGGTGTTGATAATACCGGCCTCTTTAAGCTGGGCAACGGCATTGATCTGGCTGCGGGACAACACCTTGTGGCAGACGCTCATGTACTCTTTCTTATCTTCTCCCCGGTCCCATCCGGACAGGCAAGGGCTCATGAATAATTCTCGGTAGAACGCGTCTGAAATAACATCATTAAGACGTTTCTGGTCCCCGGGCGGGGTGGCGGAGAAAAACACCTTGACCTTCTGGCCATTTTCATTGAGTTCAAATTTATGCCCGGCATAGGCCACCAGGACCTGGGTCAAAAGAAAACGAAGCAGGGTTTCGGCAGCAAGCTTTTCTCCCAGGCTCCCGGAACCATCAGATTTAACCGGGTAAAAGGAAAAAAGTTCAGGCGAACTGTTGTCATTGGAAAAATGGGCGAGCATTTTTTCGCCCCAGGCGTTTACCGGCTCCGGCACACCTTTGTCACCGCCAATCGCATCGGCCAGGGCCAGCTTGAGCAGATAGGAGACAGGCACGCGGACCTGATTCTCACCATTTTTTTTAAATACGAAGCAGGCAGCATCCCTGCGATATTCTGATGTGGGAGTGGATTTATCGGCCTTAAGATCCTCGTTAAACACCTGATTGGCATACCGATTGAGTACCCTGCGGGGAAACCATACCCAGGAATTTTCCCAATCTTTGCCATCCTTGTCTTTGAGCAGACGTTCCAAGGCCACGACCCGTCGCTGGGGCGTTTCTCCGGTTTTGGCCTGTTCCACAAGATTCCGGTAATAATTGGACGTCTCAATGACCCGGGCCAGGTCGATATTTTCCCGTTTTCCCGCAACCACTGCCTGGAATTCATTTTCAGCCCCGGCCGTGACATCCCCGGCCATGAAAGGCAGGGTCTGGACAAAACTGTCAGCGGTCTGGTCATTCAGGCCCACAGCTGCGCTGATCCGATCTATACGACGTGCCATGTCATACGGTGTGGACACCTTTTTTTCGTTACGCTTTATGGCTGCAATCATATTGGGGAGCAGTCCTATCCGAAAGGTTTGTGGCTATTCAACTTCAAGAAAGAAAATAGTATTTTATTATTATATTAACGTTACAAGGATGCTAAGATTCTGTGAAATAAAAGTCTGTATGGAAAGTGCCAGCTGATAAAACTTGCTATACTATATGTCGATTCTTTTTCTTAATGTTTTAATCCTGCCGCGCTTATTTTTCGAATCAAGGCGCCTGGTTTTCGATGCTCGAGTGGGCCGGGTAGGTTTTCTTCTTTTCACAGGCCGGACAGCACTTCTGATCAATTCCGCAAGCCGTTCCAATCCGTTCTCACGGTTTTTTGCAGCACTTCTAAAGGTCATGGCCTTGATCACAATAACCCCCTGCCGGGTAATTCGCCTATCGTTGAGGGACAAAAGCTTTGCCTTAATTTCATCCGAAAGGTCCGAGGCATGAATATCAAAACGAATATGAACACCTGAAGACACTTTGTTCACATTCTGCCCACCAGGTCCCCGGGACCGGATGGGGTAAAACTCGATGCTGGTGTCCGGGATGGATATGTGATCGGATATTTTCAAATTCACCTTCCTTTTATATGAAAGTTCCGATAAGTTACTCAATTACTTTCATGCTTTGTTGTGGGTTGAGCCTGGGTGTTGATAGACCAGTCCAGCCCATGGCTGTTTATATTACAAATGCCGACAACATCTAATACGTCCTGACCGGCAAACCTGTCAACAGGATTTACACAGCGAAAAAACAACCGGAGAACGGTATTTCCCCCTGCATCTGCTTCTCCCGACACATCGGAGTAGGCGCCCTCAAAATCGCTGATCTTTTGGCCGAACGGCATCCCGGCATCATGAGTGAATTATTTAGCATGCTGATCAGCGAAAAGACCTTTTTAAAAAGCGACTATGCAGGGCAACTTGCAAAAACCGTCACCGTCACCGCTCTGGCAGGGCAGGCTTCCACTATCTTGAACTCCCTGGCTGTCAGGACACCGTAAGGACCGCAGATTAAATTACTTGAACAAAGTAGCTTGTCTTGTTATCCGTATTCTTTGTTGCGACTCAGGGCATCAGGAACATATGATGACTGAGTCGCAATATTTGGGATATCATGTCTAAATACCCCAAACCCACTTTATTCCTAGAAACAAAGTAACCAGCAACGCGCAGCCACCTGCAATATTCAACACCGGACCGTTTCTGTACTGCTTTGCCCAGTTCCTATCATTGAGCAGCCATAAAAATATTCCCACAAAAAGCGGTGTGCCCAAAAATGACAGGGCGAGCATGATCAGCAAAAGGTTAACCGGTCTGCCGGAAAGAAAGGATCCGGGAAGGGCAATGAGGCACCCAACCAGAATTATCAGCCTGTACCGGCGGCTTTTGGGGTGCATTTCCCAGTTCATTTTATCCCCAAGCACATAGGCTGCAGCAATAAAAGTGGGCATAATCGTTGAAAACACGGCACACCAGATTCCCAGACAAAAGAAGCCATG encodes the following:
- a CDS encoding substrate-binding periplasmic protein: MFNFFCRLRRIFLFIGIIFFFAPPCAGSAPVLRLATDPWPPYSLGQKGGALESGYTFDIGTEVSKRLHCTLKADLLPWRRVLACMKNGTYDITFPIQSKLERKAFMVFTNVILEDRVFLWHRKDRKDGLSEWQTIDDLKPYTIGIVAGYTYRDKMDQAIENGIIKTEKINSPECNFKKLLGKRFDAFLESESVVMSFFQKYPEYRNQITYAPQIVSKDVFRIGISKKSPFAQMVPEINRIIHEMKEDGTIDRIMTLIK
- a CDS encoding prolipoprotein diacylglyceryl transferase family protein; the protein is MGTIFFVVGLGLLIGLVLIWGFKTLPKEKWQMVAAFPLEKLEQGQWRGMNLTWYGLLSANAYTFGVIMVVVLAASAGIPIAVLVLLTVLLLAVTIPASKIIARIVEKKKATLTIGGAVFAGVVTAPWIIMLVNVTLGTAFNFHVPVAVMMACLSIGYTFGESLGRLACLSFGCCYGKPLSQCTGHTRKVFKHFNVVFTGDTKKVAYASELAGEELIPIQIITAVIYAISGLVGTLLFLQGFAGTALVETLMVTQIWRVVSEFFRADFRGQRKFSMYQIMALAAIAYTIVLLAFFPDPEVVVSLNKGFKALWHPGMILFFQGVWIVSFLHSGRSTVTASKISFHVVKENI
- the arfB gene encoding alternative ribosome rescue aminoacyl-tRNA hydrolase ArfB, which encodes MKISDHISIPDTSIEFYPIRSRGPGGQNVNKVSSGVHIRFDIHASDLSDEIKAKLLSLNDRRITRQGVIVIKAMTFRSAAKNRENGLERLAELIRSAVRPVKRRKPTRPTRASKTRRLDSKNKRGRIKTLRKRIDI
- the tesB gene encoding acyl-CoA thioesterase II; this translates as MTDSIRQNVLKELLGLLSLEKIEADIFRGQSQDLGYGAVFGGQVLGQALSAASRTVPDPLCAHSLHGYFLRAGDATCPIVYMVERTRDGRSFTTRRVKAVQKGRTIFSMSASFHKFEEGFDHQDPMPDVKGPDGVESDYNMMVRYAKDIPENIVKKLLYPNPIELRVVNPVNPFHPVPMPPDKFVWFRATGPLPDDAATHRYMLAYASDFHLVPTALYPHGKTFWSRDMQVASLDHAIWFHRDFRMDDWLLYVIHSPSAAMGRGLNRGAIYTRDGKLVASVAQEGLIRRVDKNKVSD
- a CDS encoding phosphatidylserine decarboxylase, with translation MKHQYIERKTRQVRTEILKADSVISTIYSSIRENSFFLFRLMTSARMSSVIGAVSYDLPFFTLPTDARTFLAAHGIDLSEVAGDPAKLDTLRKVFERKIRYEQLRPMPEDVSAVVSPADSRLLVGAFSKNSTLFIKGKFFDFYELIGRDKPQWLGAFEAGSFAVTRLTPDKYHYNHTPVAGTVLDIYEIDGYFHSCNPGAVVREVTPYSKNRRVVTIIDTDVPGGTGCGLVCMVEVVAMMIGKIVQCYSKKGYENSQAVVPGLFMEKGCPKSLYRPGSSTTIVIFQKQRICFSKDLLENQVRTDVSSRFSEGFGRPLVETEVTVRSSIGHACAFGETATLGDL
- a CDS encoding mechanosensitive ion channel family protein; translation: MEWLKQINVEKYIEMVTYWVTTYSVKIIAALLILVIGKWLARRITNLIMKLMEKNKVDITLVRFLDSIVYYTFMVMVVIAAAGQLGINTTSFLTIVGAAGLAIGLALKDSLSNFASGVMLVMFRPYKVNDYVDIGGVAGNVVSISLFTTELNTPDNQKVIVPNAGITSNVITNVTANPTRRVDLVIGIGYGDDIKKAKEVIQGVLAEEKRILPTPAPLIAVSELADSSVNFVVRPWVKTGDYWGVYFALNENIKLALDANGISIPFPQQDVHMYQEIKE